The Anaerotignum faecicola genome contains a region encoding:
- the rpsS gene encoding 30S ribosomal protein S19, with amino-acid sequence MGRSLKKGPFADEHLLKKVDALNAAGEKTVIKTWSRRSTIFPDMIGHTIAVHDGRKHVPVYITEDMVGHKLGEFALTRTYRGHGKDAEKKSKVR; translated from the coding sequence ATGGGCAGATCACTTAAGAAAGGACCGTTTGCCGACGAACACCTTTTAAAGAAAGTTGACGCTTTAAACGCAGCAGGCGAAAAAACGGTTATTAAAACATGGTCACGCCGTTCAACAATATTCCCTGATATGATTGGACACACAATAGCGGTTCATGACGGAAGGAAACACGTTCCCGTTTATATCACAGAAGATATGGTTGGCCACAAACTCGGCGAATTTGCTTTGACAAGGACTTACAGGGGCCACGGCAAAGACGCAGAGAAAAAATCGAAGGTTAGATAA
- the rplV gene encoding 50S ribosomal protein L22: MAKGHRSQIKKNRNIESKDKRPQATAKYVGIPASKAKIVLDQIKGKDVTTAAAMLKYNPRIAAEIIGKVLKSAVANAENNLGMDVSKLYVEEVIAGQGPTMKRIRPRAQGRAYRILKRSSHISIILNER, from the coding sequence ATGGCAAAGGGACATAGAAGCCAAATAAAAAAGAACAGAAACATCGAATCGAAAGACAAAAGACCACAGGCAACTGCTAAATACGTTGGAATTCCTGCTTCTAAAGCTAAAATCGTTTTAGACCAGATTAAGGGCAAGGATGTTACAACAGCAGCGGCTATGCTTAAATATAACCCAAGGATTGCAGCCGAAATTATCGGCAAAGTTTTAAAATCAGCAGTAGCGAATGCGGAAAACAATTTAGGTATGGATGTCAGCAAGTTATATGTTGAAGAAGTAATTGCGGGGCAGGGCCCTACAATGAAGAGGATCCGTCCGAGAGCGCAGGGCAGGGCATACAGGATCCTTAAAAGATCAAGTCATATATCCATCATCCTCAACGAGAGATAA
- the rpsC gene encoding 30S ribosomal protein S3, whose product MGQKVNPHGLRVGIIKDWDTKWYAEKDFADYLVEDVKIRKFIKKKLFASGVSKILIERTSDKIKISVYTAKPGIVIGRNGAAIEELKNEIQKMTNHKVAVNIEEIKRPELDATLVAENIAAQLESRVTFRRAMKQAMGRTMKFGAKGIKTSCSGRLGGADMARTESYHDGTIPLQTLRADIDYGFAEADTTYGKIGVKVWIYKGEVLPVKAAKKEGGAK is encoded by the coding sequence ATGGGACAGAAAGTTAATCCACATGGATTAAGGGTTGGCATTATCAAAGATTGGGATACAAAGTGGTACGCTGAAAAGGATTTTGCCGATTACTTAGTTGAAGACGTTAAAATCAGGAAATTTATCAAAAAGAAATTATTCGCTTCAGGCGTTTCTAAAATATTAATCGAAAGAACTTCAGATAAAATCAAAATTTCCGTTTACACAGCTAAACCGGGTATCGTTATCGGAAGAAACGGCGCCGCTATCGAAGAATTAAAGAACGAAATTCAGAAGATGACAAACCACAAGGTTGCCGTTAACATCGAAGAAATCAAAAGGCCTGAGCTTGACGCAACACTTGTTGCGGAAAATATTGCGGCTCAGCTTGAAAGCCGCGTTACATTCCGCCGCGCTATGAAACAGGCTATGGGCAGGACAATGAAATTCGGCGCTAAAGGTATTAAAACATCATGCTCGGGACGTTTAGGCGGAGCTGACATGGCAAGGACAGAAAGCTACCATGACGGCACTATCCCACTTCAGACATTGCGCGCTGATATTGATTACGGTTTTGCCGAAGCAGACACAACATACGGCAAAATCGGTGTTAAGGTTTGGATTTATAAAGGAGAGGTTCTTCCTGTAAAAGCAGCAAAAAAGGAAGGAGGCGCTAAATAA
- the rplP gene encoding 50S ribosomal protein L16 has protein sequence MLMPKRVKRRKQFRGRLKGKAMRGNKVTYGDFGIQALEPSWITSNQIEAARIAMTRYIKRGGKVWIKIFPDKPITAKPAETRMGSGKGSPEYWVAVVKPGRVMFELGGVSEEVAREALRLAIHKLPIKCKIVSRSEQQAEMEGDSGEN, from the coding sequence ATGTTAATGCCTAAAAGAGTTAAAAGACGTAAACAGTTCAGAGGCAGGCTTAAAGGCAAGGCCATGAGGGGCAATAAAGTAACATACGGCGATTTCGGCATCCAGGCTTTGGAGCCTAGCTGGATTACATCAAACCAGATTGAAGCAGCCCGTATCGCTATGACAAGATATATTAAACGTGGTGGTAAAGTTTGGATTAAAATATTCCCTGACAAGCCAATCACGGCAAAACCGGCTGAAACCCGTATGGGTAGCGGTAAAGGTTCACCTGAATACTGGGTGGCAGTTGTTAAACCGGGCAGAGTAATGTTTGAGCTTGGCGGCGTTTCCGAAGAAGTAGCAAGGGAAGCTTTGCGTCTTGCTATCCACAAGCTGCCTATTAAATGCAAAATCGTTTCTCGTAGCGAGCAACAGGCGGAAATGGAAGGTGATAGCGGTGAAAACTAA
- the rpmC gene encoding 50S ribosomal protein L29 encodes MKTKAYIDSLKNKSVDELNKELVSAKKELFNLRFQNATNQLDNTARIGEVRKNIARIQTIITQNKRAAQ; translated from the coding sequence GTGAAAACTAAAGCTTATATCGATAGTTTGAAAAATAAATCAGTGGACGAATTAAATAAAGAGCTCGTTTCTGCTAAGAAAGAATTGTTTAACCTTAGGTTTCAGAACGCTACAAACCAGTTAGACAATACTGCAAGGATAGGCGAAGTACGCAAAAACATTGCGCGTATCCAGACTATTATCACACAGAACAAGAGAGCAGCTCAATAA
- the rpsQ gene encoding 30S ribosomal protein S17 has translation MEERNLRKTRIGRVVSDKMDKTIVVAVEDKVKHPLYGKIVNRTYKLKAHDENNECRIGDRVKVMETRPLSKDKRWRLVTIVEKAK, from the coding sequence GTGGAAGAAAGAAACCTTCGTAAAACAAGGATAGGCAGGGTAGTTAGCGATAAGATGGACAAAACCATTGTTGTTGCCGTTGAAGATAAAGTTAAACATCCACTTTATGGGAAAATTGTTAACAGAACTTATAAGCTTAAAGCACATGACGAAAACAATGAATGCCGTATCGGCGACCGCGTTAAAGTTATGGAAACAAGGCCTTTATCTAAAGACAAGAGATGGAGACTTGTTACAATCGTAGAAAAAGCTAAATAA
- the rplN gene encoding 50S ribosomal protein L14 produces the protein MVQQETRLKVADNSGAKELLCIRVLGGSTRRYAGVGDIIVASVKEATPGGVVKKGDVVKAVVVRTVKPVGRPDGSYIRFDDNAAVIIKEDKNPKGTRIFGPVARELREKQFMKILSLAPEVL, from the coding sequence ATGGTTCAGCAGGAAACCAGGTTAAAAGTAGCAGACAATTCAGGCGCTAAAGAACTTCTCTGCATTAGAGTTTTAGGTGGTTCAACCAGAAGGTATGCAGGAGTTGGCGATATTATTGTTGCCTCTGTTAAAGAAGCAACACCAGGCGGTGTTGTTAAAAAAGGCGACGTTGTAAAAGCGGTTGTAGTAAGGACAGTTAAACCTGTGGGCAGGCCTGACGGTTCATACATCAGGTTTGACGACAATGCAGCCGTAATTATAAAAGAAGACAAAAACCCAAAAGGTACTCGTATATTCGGACCGGTAGCAAGAGAGCTCAGGGAAAAACAGTTCATGAAGATTTTATCCCTTGCTCCTGAAGTATTATAA
- the rplX gene encoding 50S ribosomal protein L24, with amino-acid sequence MPSTRLKSGDKVIVIAGKDKGKEGKILVVDRKKNRVLVEGVNMVSKHQKVNQKNPQGGIIRKESFIDASNVMYSLNGKGTRLGVKIEDGKKYRIAKKTGEKID; translated from the coding sequence GTGCCAAGTACAAGGTTAAAAAGCGGCGACAAGGTTATTGTAATTGCCGGCAAAGACAAAGGCAAAGAAGGCAAAATCCTTGTTGTTGACAGAAAGAAAAACAGGGTTCTCGTTGAAGGCGTTAACATGGTTTCAAAACACCAGAAAGTTAACCAGAAAAATCCGCAGGGCGGCATTATCAGGAAAGAAAGCTTCATCGACGCCTCGAACGTTATGTACTCTCTTAACGGCAAGGGCACAAGGCTCGGCGTTAAAATAGAAGACGGCAAAAAGTACAGGATTGCTAAAAAGACAGGCGAGAAAATCGACTAA
- the rplE gene encoding 50S ribosomal protein L5 yields the protein MNRLREFYETEVVDAMTKKFSYKNKMAVPKIEKVVINMGVGEARDNAKVLDGAVKDLTIIAGQKPIVTKAKKSVAAFKLREGMNIGCKVTLRGDRMYEFVDRLINIALPRVRDFRGVKSTSFDGRGNYTMGIKEQLIFPEIEYDKVDKIRGMDIIFVTTANTDEEGRELLRLFGMPYEK from the coding sequence GTGAACAGGTTAAGAGAATTCTATGAAACAGAAGTAGTAGATGCAATGACTAAAAAGTTTTCATATAAAAATAAAATGGCTGTGCCTAAAATCGAAAAAGTTGTTATCAACATGGGCGTAGGCGAAGCAAGGGACAACGCAAAAGTTCTTGACGGCGCCGTTAAGGACCTCACGATTATAGCAGGCCAGAAACCAATCGTAACAAAAGCTAAAAAATCAGTTGCGGCTTTTAAACTGCGTGAAGGCATGAACATCGGCTGCAAAGTAACTCTCCGCGGCGACAGGATGTATGAATTCGTTGACAGGCTTATAAACATAGCACTCCCTCGTGTACGTGACTTCAGGGGCGTTAAGTCAACTTCTTTCGACGGCAGGGGCAACTACACAATGGGCATTAAGGAACAGCTTATTTTCCCTGAAATCGAATATGACAAGGTTGATAAAATCAGAGGTATGGACATAATCTTTGTTACTACTGCCAACACAGACGAAGAAGGCAGGGAATTATTAAGGTTATTCGGCATGCCATACGAAAAATAA
- a CDS encoding type Z 30S ribosomal protein S14 encodes MAKKSMVIKQQRAPKFSTRAYTRCRVCGRPHAVLKKFGICRICFRELAYKGQIPGVKKASW; translated from the coding sequence ATGGCTAAGAAATCAATGGTAATTAAGCAGCAGAGAGCTCCGAAGTTCTCTACTAGGGCTTATACACGTTGCAGAGTTTGCGGCAGGCCACACGCCGTGCTTAAAAAGTTCGGAATTTGCCGTATTTGCTTCCGTGAATTAGCTTATAAAGGCCAAATCCCGGGAGTTAAGAAAGCTAGCTGGTAA
- the rpsH gene encoding 30S ribosomal protein S8 produces MSMSDPIADMLTRIRNGNTAKHDTVDVPVSKMKKAIADILTNEGYIKGYEVVEDGVKSTMKLTLKYGKDKNEKVITGIKRISKPGLRVFAGKDDLPKVLGGLGTAIISTSQGLMTDREARAKGIGGEVVAFIW; encoded by the coding sequence ATGTCAATGAGCGACCCAATCGCGGATATGCTTACAAGGATCAGAAACGGCAACACAGCTAAACACGATACTGTTGACGTTCCTGTTTCTAAAATGAAAAAGGCAATCGCTGATATATTAACAAACGAAGGTTACATCAAGGGCTATGAAGTTGTTGAAGACGGCGTAAAAAGCACTATGAAGTTAACTTTAAAATATGGTAAAGATAAAAACGAAAAAGTAATCACAGGCATTAAAAGAATATCTAAACCGGGCCTTAGGGTTTTTGCCGGTAAAGATGATCTGCCTAAAGTTTTAGGCGGCCTCGGCACAGCAATCATTTCAACAAGCCAGGGCTTAATGACAGACAGGGAAGCAAGGGCTAAAGGCATCGGCGGGGAAGTTGTTGCTTTTATCTGGTAA
- the rplF gene encoding 50S ribosomal protein L6 has translation MSRIGKLPVVIPVGVEIKLEEGNLLTVKGPKGTLQRKLAEDMNIAVEDGQIVVTRPSDLKRHRALHGLTRTLIFNMVEGVTKGYEKVLEINGVGYRAAKQGKKLTLTLGYSHPVEMEDPEGIETVLEGQNKITVKGIDKEKVGQFAAEIRTKRPPEPYKGKGIKYADEYIRRKVGKTGKK, from the coding sequence ATGTCAAGAATTGGTAAATTACCTGTAGTAATTCCAGTAGGCGTGGAAATCAAGCTTGAAGAAGGCAATTTACTTACAGTAAAAGGCCCTAAGGGAACTTTACAGCGTAAATTAGCAGAGGACATGAACATCGCAGTTGAAGACGGCCAGATCGTTGTTACAAGGCCGTCAGACCTTAAAAGGCATAGAGCGTTACACGGCTTAACCCGTACATTAATCTTCAACATGGTTGAAGGCGTAACAAAAGGATATGAAAAAGTCCTTGAAATCAACGGCGTTGGTTACAGGGCGGCTAAACAGGGCAAAAAATTAACTTTAACATTAGGTTATTCACACCCTGTAGAAATGGAAGACCCGGAAGGTATTGAAACTGTCCTTGAAGGGCAAAATAAGATTACCGTAAAGGGTATCGACAAAGAAAAAGTTGGACAATTTGCAGCAGAAATAAGGACAAAACGTCCTCCTGAACCATATAAGGGCAAAGGTATTAAGTATGCTGATGAATATATAAGACGTAAAGTTGGTAAGACCGGTAAGAAATAA
- the rplR gene encoding 50S ribosomal protein L18: MIRKPSRAAARIKRHYRIRNKISGTAAQPRLAVFRSNKHIYAQLIDDVNGHTLAAASTMEADIASKLETTSNIAAATAVGEAIAKKALEKGISEAVFDRGGYVYHGKVKALADAAREAGLQF, translated from the coding sequence ATGATTAGAAAGCCATCACGCGCAGCGGCCAGAATTAAACGCCACTACAGAATCCGCAACAAAATCAGCGGAACGGCGGCACAGCCAAGGCTTGCGGTATTCAGGTCAAACAAGCACATTTATGCGCAGCTTATAGATGATGTTAACGGCCATACGTTAGCAGCCGCTTCAACTATGGAGGCGGATATAGCCAGCAAACTTGAAACTACTTCAAATATAGCGGCAGCTACAGCTGTTGGTGAAGCTATTGCGAAAAAAGCCCTTGAAAAAGGTATCAGCGAGGCCGTTTTCGACAGGGGCGGATACGTTTACCACGGCAAAGTTAAAGCATTGGCTGACGCAGCAAGAGAAGCTGGTTTACAATTCTAA
- the rpsE gene encoding 30S ribosomal protein S5 codes for MKRIDPSTLDLKDNVVTINRVTKVVKGGRTFRFAALVVVGDGNGHVGCGLGKAAEIPDAIRKGKEDAMKNLIYVDRNDVDSLYHGTTGQFGSASVLIMPAAEGTGVIAGGPVRAVMELAGIRNIRTKSLGSNNKRNVVSATIAGLANITTPERVAKLRGKSVEEILG; via the coding sequence TTGAAAAGAATCGATCCAAGCACACTCGATCTTAAAGATAATGTTGTAACAATTAACCGTGTTACAAAGGTTGTTAAAGGCGGTCGTACTTTCAGGTTTGCGGCGCTTGTTGTCGTAGGCGACGGCAACGGCCATGTTGGCTGCGGCCTTGGCAAAGCGGCTGAAATTCCTGATGCAATCCGCAAAGGCAAAGAAGACGCTATGAAAAACCTCATCTATGTTGACAGGAACGACGTTGACAGCCTTTACCACGGCACAACAGGCCAGTTCGGAAGTGCAAGCGTACTTATCATGCCGGCAGCAGAAGGTACAGGCGTTATCGCCGGAGGCCCAGTGCGTGCGGTAATGGAACTTGCAGGCATCCGTAACATCAGGACAAAATCCTTAGGTTCAAACAACAAACGTAACGTAGTAAGCGCTACAATCGCAGGTTTGGCAAACATTACAACACCTGAAAGGGTTGCTAAATTACGCGGTAAGTCTGTTGAAGAAATCTTAGGCTAA
- the rpmD gene encoding 50S ribosomal protein L30, translating into MAEIKITLVKSTIGAIPKHKKTVQALGLRKINSSVIQQDNVAIRGMVNQVSHLVKVEEI; encoded by the coding sequence GTGGCTGAAATTAAAATCACATTAGTGAAATCCACAATCGGTGCAATCCCGAAACATAAGAAAACTGTTCAGGCTTTAGGCTTAAGGAAAATTAACTCAAGCGTAATTCAGCAGGACAATGTAGCAATCAGGGGAATGGTTAATCAGGTTAGCCATCTCGTTAAGGTTGAAGAAATATAA
- the rplO gene encoding 50S ribosomal protein L15 codes for MNLGELRPAEGSNPKNWRRGRGHASGNGKTAGRGHKGQGARSGSGGKAGFEGGQMPLYRRLPKRGFTCRNSKEIIGINVHTLNIFEDGAVVDVDALKAAGLISNPKDGVKILGVGEIEKKLTVKVNYFSKSAAEKIEAAGGKAEVI; via the coding sequence ATGAACTTAGGCGAATTAAGACCGGCTGAAGGCTCAAATCCAAAGAATTGGAGAAGGGGCAGAGGTCATGCTTCAGGAAACGGCAAGACGGCAGGCAGGGGCCACAAAGGCCAGGGCGCCCGCAGCGGATCAGGCGGCAAAGCAGGTTTTGAAGGCGGCCAGATGCCTCTTTACAGGCGTCTTCCTAAGAGGGGCTTTACTTGCAGGAACTCTAAGGAAATTATAGGAATCAATGTACACACATTAAATATATTTGAGGATGGCGCTGTTGTTGATGTTGATGCATTAAAAGCAGCAGGACTTATCTCCAACCCTAAGGACGGCGTTAAAATCCTTGGCGTTGGCGAAATTGAGAAAAAACTCACTGTTAAAGTGAACTACTTCAGCAAATCAGCAGCTGAAAAAATAGAGGCAGCCGGCGGAAAAGCAGAGGTGATCTAA
- the secY gene encoding preprotein translocase subunit SecY, producing MLKLFINSWKVKDIRNKILYTLLILAIVRLGAHIALPGIDVVAIKASQNAYSTGTLYNIIAGGYNSRWSIMAMGIGPYITSSIIMQLLTVAIPKIEQLSKEGEEGRKKISSYSRYLTVVLALIQGIGMTYSYSGMFISDSKFLYVASVISLVAGTMFVMWLAEQITAKGISNGSSMIIFINIVSNLPNGIRTLVYYAQTGDATGIIKVAAILLILLVVLVFIVVINEGERRIPVQYSSKLAGRRNVGGQSSYMPIKVNTAGVISIIFAISLLQFPEMISQFIPAKGAFAKIIEILRMTHPIGAALYVLLIIFFAYFYTSIVINPNEIAENMKKNGGFIPGIRPGQPTSAFISRVVNRITLVGALVFACVALVPILLQWIFGLSVGFGGTTLIIVVGVCLDIVKSLESQLLMRHYKGFLN from the coding sequence TTGTTAAAGTTGTTCATCAACTCATGGAAAGTTAAGGACATAAGGAATAAAATCCTTTATACACTGCTTATTCTTGCTATTGTAAGGCTTGGGGCACATATCGCACTTCCAGGAATTGATGTTGTGGCTATAAAGGCCAGCCAGAATGCCTATTCCACAGGAACACTTTACAATATAATCGCGGGCGGATATAATTCAAGATGGTCTATAATGGCAATGGGTATCGGCCCATATATTACATCTTCGATTATAATGCAGCTTCTTACTGTAGCCATACCTAAAATCGAGCAGCTCAGCAAGGAAGGAGAAGAAGGGAGAAAGAAAATATCCTCATATTCTCGCTATCTTACGGTTGTGCTTGCGCTTATACAAGGTATCGGCATGACTTACAGCTATTCGGGAATGTTTATATCGGACAGCAAGTTCTTATATGTTGCTTCTGTAATTTCACTTGTTGCGGGCACAATGTTTGTTATGTGGCTTGCGGAACAGATTACCGCAAAGGGTATTTCAAACGGTTCGTCGATGATTATTTTCATTAACATCGTTTCAAACCTGCCAAACGGTATCAGGACGCTTGTATACTATGCGCAGACAGGCGATGCAACTGGAATTATTAAGGTGGCGGCTATACTTTTAATTTTGCTTGTTGTACTTGTATTTATAGTTGTTATAAACGAAGGCGAAAGAAGGATTCCGGTCCAGTATTCGTCTAAGCTTGCCGGAAGAAGAAATGTTGGCGGACAAAGTTCATATATGCCTATCAAAGTAAACACGGCGGGCGTTATTTCAATAATTTTCGCAATTTCGCTCCTCCAGTTCCCTGAAATGATTAGCCAGTTTATACCGGCTAAAGGGGCGTTTGCCAAGATTATTGAAATTTTAAGAATGACGCATCCGATAGGGGCGGCGCTTTATGTACTGCTTATTATTTTCTTTGCATATTTTTATACGTCAATCGTTATTAATCCTAACGAAATCGCGGAAAATATGAAAAAGAACGGCGGATTTATACCCGGTATCAGGCCGGGACAGCCTACAAGCGCGTTTATATCAAGGGTTGTAAACAGGATTACCCTTGTGGGCGCATTGGTATTTGCATGCGTTGCGCTGGTTCCTATTTTACTTCAGTGGATATTCGGCCTCAGCGTCGGTTTCGGTGGCACTACTCTTATAATCGTTGTAGGAGTTTGTCTTGACATTGTTAAGTCGCTTGAAAGCCAGCTCCTTATGAGGCATTATAAAGGTTTCTTAAACTAA
- a CDS encoding adenylate kinase produces the protein MKLVLIGAPAAGKGTQARKLIAKYSLAYISTGDMLREEVAKGTELGKQVKSVMASGGLVSDEMIIAIVKERIKADDCKNGFILDGFPRTVVQAQKLDELIGGIDKAIYINAPDEVMLERITARETCPKCGASYNKISMPSKVKGICDVCGDELVQRKDDTLEAGKARLATFHSQSEPLVGYYEKQGRLFEVDGLKGADSVFSDIVAELGEKA, from the coding sequence ATGAAATTGGTACTTATCGGCGCTCCGGCAGCGGGTAAAGGTACACAGGCAAGGAAGCTTATTGCAAAATACAGCTTGGCATATATCTCAACGGGCGACATGCTCCGTGAGGAAGTTGCAAAAGGCACTGAACTTGGCAAGCAGGTTAAAAGCGTAATGGCAAGCGGCGGACTTGTATCGGACGAAATGATAATCGCTATTGTTAAAGAACGCATCAAGGCTGACGACTGTAAAAACGGATTTATTTTGGACGGCTTCCCACGCACTGTCGTACAGGCGCAAAAGCTTGACGAGCTTATAGGGGGCATTGACAAGGCTATCTATATCAATGCGCCGGACGAGGTTATGCTTGAAAGAATAACAGCGCGCGAAACATGCCCTAAATGCGGAGCTTCATACAATAAAATTTCTATGCCTTCCAAGGTTAAAGGGATATGCGACGTATGCGGCGATGAACTTGTACAAAGGAAGGACGACACCCTTGAAGCGGGCAAAGCCCGTCTTGCAACTTTCCACAGCCAAAGCGAGCCGCTTGTCGGATACTATGAAAAACAAGGCAGGCTTTTTGAAGTCGACGGACTTAAAGGCGCTGACAGCGTGTTCAGCGATATTGTTGCCGAATTAGGGGAGAAAGCCTAA
- the map gene encoding type I methionyl aminopeptidase: protein MGIFIKSEEQIEKMRVAGKILKDLIEVLKNEVRPGVTTLELDKIAESFIRERGAAPSFKGYGGFPASICASVNDEVIHGIPSLRKLRNGDIISIDMGSYIGGFHGDCARTFAVGEISEENRKLIDVTEQSFFEGIKFAKAGNHLYEISSAVQRYVESNGFTVVRDYVGHGIGKDMHEDPAVPNYKQIGRGPKLQKGMALAIEPMVNAGTYNIKVLDDGWTVITADGRNAAHYENTIIITDGEPEILTL from the coding sequence ATGGGAATATTTATAAAATCTGAAGAACAGATTGAAAAAATGCGCGTTGCCGGGAAAATACTCAAGGACCTTATCGAAGTTTTGAAAAATGAAGTCAGGCCGGGAGTTACAACGCTTGAACTTGATAAAATTGCCGAAAGCTTCATAAGAGAAAGAGGAGCGGCGCCTAGCTTTAAAGGTTACGGCGGGTTTCCGGCTTCAATATGCGCCTCTGTAAACGATGAAGTTATCCACGGTATACCAAGTTTAAGAAAGCTTAGAAACGGCGATATTATAAGTATCGACATGGGTTCATATATCGGCGGTTTCCACGGCGATTGTGCTAGGACGTTTGCCGTGGGCGAAATAAGCGAGGAAAACCGTAAGCTGATTGACGTTACCGAACAGAGTTTTTTTGAAGGGATTAAATTTGCCAAAGCGGGCAATCATCTGTATGAAATCTCTTCGGCTGTACAGAGGTATGTTGAGTCAAACGGGTTTACTGTAGTAAGGGATTATGTAGGCCATGGCATCGGCAAGGATATGCATGAAGATCCGGCTGTTCCGAACTATAAGCAGATTGGACGCGGGCCGAAGCTCCAAAAGGGTATGGCCCTTGCGATAGAACCTATGGTAAATGCCGGAACTTACAATATAAAAGTATTGGACGACGGCTGGACGGTTATAACTGCCGACGGACGCAATGCCGCCCATTATGAAAACACTATTATTATTACCGACGGGGAACCGGAAATACTTACTTTATGA
- a CDS encoding KOW domain-containing RNA-binding protein — protein MEYTQGQVVYSKSGRDKTLPFVVLSVDGEYLILADGDKRTIEHPKRKKIKHVQKTNYICLSIQEKLVNKSYMLNADIRKALKEFSQRS, from the coding sequence ATGGAATACACCCAAGGTCAAGTGGTTTATTCAAAAAGTGGGCGTGACAAAACCCTGCCTTTTGTGGTATTATCAGTAGACGGGGAATACCTTATATTGGCGGACGGTGATAAACGTACCATTGAACATCCTAAGCGTAAAAAAATTAAGCATGTTCAGAAAACCAATTATATTTGTTTGAGTATTCAGGAAAAGCTCGTTAACAAAAGCTATATGCTTAATGCGGATATAAGAAAAGCGCTGAAGGAATTCAGCCAGAGAAGTTAA
- the infA gene encoding translation initiation factor IF-1 produces the protein MSKDDVIEVEGTVLEKLPNAMFQVELENGHKILAHISGKLRMNFIRILPGDKVLIEMSPYDLTKGRIIWRAK, from the coding sequence GTGTCTAAAGACGATGTTATAGAGGTAGAGGGAACCGTTTTGGAGAAACTTCCTAATGCCATGTTCCAGGTTGAGCTTGAAAACGGGCATAAGATATTGGCTCATATCTCCGGCAAACTGAGGATGAATTTTATCAGGATATTGCCCGGGGATAAGGTACTCATTGAAATGTCCCCCTATGATTTAACAAAGGGAAGAATTATCTGGAGGGCAAAATAA